One Pseudonocardia abyssalis DNA segment encodes these proteins:
- a CDS encoding ABC-F family ATP-binding cassette domain-containing protein produces the protein MSATLQATDLAAGHGARVLFSGLDLVVAPGDVVGLVGANGAGKSTLLRLLAGELDPEDGTVALSPPDATVGHLPQEPERRDGETVAAFLARRTGVTAAQVAMDAAAEALGVGAPGADDTYATALDRWLALGGADLDERAGEVAADIGLGVDLDTPMTALSGGQAARAGLAALLLSRYDVLLLDEPTNDLDLDGLERLERFVQGLRSPAVVVSHDREFLARTVTRVVELDLAQQQVGVYDGGYDSYLAEREVARRHAREAYEEYDDKLGSLKDRAQMQRNWMAQGVRNARRKSTDNDKIGRNKRAETSEKQAAKARQTAKMIERMDVVEEPRKEWELRMTIAAAPRSGTVVASMSAAVVRRGSFVLGPVDARVDWADRVVITGANGSGKTTLIAALLGRIPVDSGSAGLGSGVRVGEIDQARGLFLGPQPLARAFGDAVPDWAESDVRTLLAKFGLTGDHAPRPAVSLSPGERTRAALALLQAREVNLLVLDEPTNHLDLPAIEQLEQALDGFGGTVLLVTHDRRMLESVRTTRHWTMADGRLRES, from the coding sequence ATGAGCGCGACCCTGCAGGCCACCGACCTCGCCGCCGGCCACGGCGCCCGCGTGCTGTTCTCCGGGCTCGACCTCGTCGTCGCCCCCGGAGACGTCGTCGGGCTCGTCGGGGCCAACGGCGCCGGCAAGTCGACGTTGCTGCGCCTGCTCGCGGGCGAGCTCGACCCCGAGGACGGCACGGTCGCGCTCAGCCCGCCCGACGCGACCGTCGGGCACCTCCCGCAGGAGCCCGAGCGACGCGACGGCGAGACCGTCGCCGCGTTCCTGGCCCGGCGCACCGGCGTCACGGCGGCGCAGGTCGCGATGGACGCGGCCGCGGAGGCCCTCGGCGTGGGCGCCCCCGGCGCGGACGACACCTACGCCACCGCGCTCGACCGCTGGCTCGCCCTCGGCGGCGCCGACCTCGACGAGCGCGCCGGCGAGGTGGCCGCCGACATCGGGCTGGGCGTCGACCTGGACACCCCGATGACGGCGCTGTCCGGCGGGCAGGCCGCCCGCGCGGGGCTCGCCGCGCTCCTGCTGTCGCGCTACGACGTCCTGCTGCTCGACGAGCCCACCAACGACCTCGACCTCGACGGCCTGGAACGGCTGGAGCGGTTCGTGCAGGGGCTGCGGAGCCCGGCCGTCGTCGTCAGCCACGACCGCGAGTTCCTGGCCCGCACCGTCACCCGCGTCGTCGAACTGGACCTCGCGCAGCAGCAGGTCGGCGTCTACGACGGCGGGTACGACTCCTACCTCGCCGAGCGCGAGGTGGCGCGGCGGCACGCCCGCGAGGCCTACGAGGAGTACGACGACAAGCTCGGCTCGCTCAAGGACCGCGCGCAGATGCAGCGCAACTGGATGGCCCAGGGCGTGCGCAACGCCCGGCGCAAGAGCACCGACAACGACAAGATCGGCCGCAACAAGCGCGCGGAGACCAGCGAGAAGCAGGCCGCGAAGGCCCGCCAGACCGCGAAGATGATCGAGCGGATGGACGTCGTCGAGGAGCCCCGCAAGGAGTGGGAGCTGCGGATGACGATCGCCGCGGCCCCGCGCTCGGGCACCGTCGTGGCGTCGATGAGCGCGGCGGTGGTGCGGCGCGGGTCGTTCGTCCTCGGGCCGGTCGACGCCCGGGTCGACTGGGCCGACCGCGTCGTGATCACGGGCGCGAACGGGTCGGGCAAGACCACGCTGATCGCCGCGCTGCTCGGCCGGATCCCGGTCGACTCCGGGAGTGCGGGTCTGGGGTCGGGCGTCCGCGTCGGGGAGATCGACCAGGCCCGCGGGCTGTTCCTCGGGCCGCAGCCGCTCGCGCGCGCGTTCGGTGACGCGGTGCCGGACTGGGCGGAGTCCGACGTGCGCACGCTCCTCGCGAAGTTCGGCCTCACCGGCGACCACGCCCCGCGCCCCGCGGTGTCCCTGTCCCCCGGCGAGCGCACCCGCGCGGCGCTCGCCCTGCTGCAGGCCCGCGAGGTCAACCTCCTCGTCCTCGACGAGCCCACCAACCACCTCGACCTGCCCGCCATCGAGCAGCTCGAACAGGCCCTCGACGGCTTCGGAGGCACCGTCCTCCTCGTGACGCACGACCGCCGGATGCTGGAGTCGGTCCGCACCACCCGGCACTGGACCATGGCCGACGGGCGGCTCCGCGAGTCCTGA